In Nitrososphaerota archaeon, a single genomic region encodes these proteins:
- the purD gene encoding phosphoribosylamine--glycine ligase: MVNVLVVGSGGREHALGWKIAQSKQVAKVFFTPGNGGTQNNIPINPEEIDKLIEFAINNDCFTVVGPEAPLSKGIVDRFTENNLGIFGPTKEAARLESSKIWAKQFMQRNDIQTAPFGIFDDAKEAKQYVESVNYPVVIKADGLAAGKGVIICDTKQDAFTAIEEMLVKNTFGSAGASIVIEKRIDGIEASYIALSDGVTTIPMATSQDHKRIFDNDKGPNTGGMGAYSPTGVITEEMAKKIQKNVIEKTIHAMKKEGIPFKGFLYAGIMIKDGEPFVLEYNARMGDPECQPIMMRMGSDLYEYLLASYNGNLALLPQITWKSQTAICVVLASKGYPDSYPKNEPILGLDSVNNNDTMVFHAGTKREDNQVLTNGGRVLGVTALGTTLESAISNAYLAIQKIQWQNKYCRTDIGKKGLAFL; encoded by the coding sequence TTGGTAAATGTTTTGGTTGTCGGCTCTGGCGGCAGAGAACACGCACTAGGATGGAAGATTGCACAATCAAAACAAGTAGCCAAGGTTTTCTTTACACCTGGCAATGGTGGAACACAAAATAATATTCCAATAAATCCAGAAGAAATTGATAAGCTAATCGAGTTTGCAATAAACAATGACTGCTTTACTGTAGTGGGCCCTGAAGCACCACTATCCAAGGGAATAGTGGATAGATTCACAGAAAACAATCTTGGAATATTTGGCCCAACAAAAGAAGCAGCACGACTTGAATCAAGCAAAATCTGGGCAAAGCAATTCATGCAAAGAAATGACATCCAGACTGCCCCATTTGGAATATTTGATGATGCAAAAGAGGCTAAACAGTACGTTGAATCTGTGAATTATCCAGTAGTCATAAAAGCAGATGGCCTTGCCGCAGGCAAGGGGGTGATTATCTGTGATACCAAACAAGATGCATTTACTGCAATAGAGGAAATGCTGGTCAAAAACACCTTTGGCTCTGCTGGCGCAAGTATAGTGATAGAAAAAAGAATTGACGGAATAGAGGCATCATACATTGCATTATCTGATGGTGTGACTACAATTCCTATGGCTACAAGCCAGGACCACAAGAGGATTTTTGATAATGATAAGGGTCCAAACACAGGTGGAATGGGCGCGTACTCGCCAACCGGCGTAATCACAGAAGAGATGGCAAAAAAAATCCAAAAAAATGTAATAGAAAAAACAATCCATGCAATGAAAAAGGAAGGAATCCCATTCAAGGGATTTTTGTATGCTGGAATAATGATCAAAGATGGTGAGCCATTTGTCTTGGAGTATAATGCTCGAATGGGCGACCCAGAATGTCAGCCGATTATGATGCGAATGGGCTCTGATTTGTACGAATACCTACTCGCGTCATACAACGGTAATCTCGCTTTGCTCCCACAAATTACTTGGAAAAGCCAAACTGCCATCTGCGTTGTCTTGGCATCAAAGGGGTATCCTGACTCTTATCCAAAAAATGAACCAATTTTGGGCCTTGACTCTGTTAATAACAATGATACCATGGTGTTTCATGCCGGCACAAAGCGAGAAGACAACCAAGTTCTAACGAATGGTGGGCGAGTTCTTGGAGTAACAGCACTAGGTACAACACTGGAATCGGCAATTTCTAATGCATATTTGGCTATACAGAAAATCCAGTGGCAAAACAAGTACTGCAGAACAGATATTGGCAAAAAAGGACTAGCATTTCTCTGA